The genomic window CTAGCATCCATAGTGGACGTAAACCGAGGGAATCAACACTAAAGACAGCTTCATCCTTAAAGCGTGACACAATACCGGCAGGTCCTTGTGCGAAATGTCCCCATGATTCACGTAAATAAGTATATAGATCTTGAAGGTAAGTAGGATATTGACCCATTTCATTATTAATAGGTGGAAAAACCATTTCCATAGCTTGAAATAAACTAAAACCATCACGAGAAATAAGAGTCTCAATCGTCCGATTCAAATCTTGTGAATCGCTACCGCCTTTCACGAGTGGGACTTCAATCATCATAGCCTCGTCGCGGAGCTTAGCAATCGTGTTTATTTCCCCGTTGTGGCCTAATACGCTAAATGGCTGTACACGAAAAAAGTTAGATAGAGTATTCGTAGAGTATCGATTATGTCCAAGTGTCATAGTTGAAGCCATTAAGGGATTACATAAGTCATGAAAATATTCGGGTAAGGTTTCTCCCGATCCCATAACTTTATAGACAACAAAATCAGGGCTAAGTGAAGCAACGTGAATTTCTTCATTCTGCTCAAGTTCAATCGTGAGCTCAAAAAGTTTTTTATATAATTGTTGTTCAGTGAATGAGTTGGGGGCAAGTAGTGCGACTTGAAGAAATATCGGGTTTTCTTGTTGCGCAATTGGCCCAAGCTTATCCGGACTAACATTTTCTGTGTCTTCATATACAACGGTAAAATTATTTTCTTGGAATAATGTAAGAATATTATTAGGGATGTCTGTCGTCTTAGAATTACGAGTGATAAAGATATGTCCAATAACGAATCGAGGAGAATCCGATATTTCAGCTGATATTCCGTTTGAAATGAGCTTTTCTTTCCAGAGAGCACGTGGAATATCAGTGTGGATACCGGCTCCGTCACCTTCGCCATTGATGAAGCCAGCCCGATGATCGAGGGTAATCAGCGCATCAATACAACGCTGTACATTCGCGAAACTAGGGTTGTTTTTTTTCTCAATACTCGCGACAATTCCGCAAGCATCATGTGCGCCTTTGTGAAAATCTTGAAACATGCTTGGATTCCATTTTTGATTATTTATTACCAATGATTGACACCTCCGAGAAGGATAATTAGTATTAAGCCATAACAATTTAATAATTTTAAATTTTCAGAACAGTAATGCAATCTTATCATAATTTTTTGTGAAATTCAATTTTTCATGCATATTTATGGATAAAAATTAAACAGTAAAACTGGCATAACGAATGAAACCGCTTACAAAAATGAGTGAAAAAAACACCCTCAACATCTTAGGAGAAGCCGAGGGTGTTTTGCATGTTTATTCGTTTGAAAGCTGTTGAAAGGCATTATCAACTGCGACGAGTGTTTTCTTTATATCTTCTTCTGTGTGGGCAATTGTTAAAAACCAAGCTTCATATTTAGACGGGGCTAAGTTGATTCCTTGATGTAGCATTAATTTGAAAAACTTAGCGAACATCTCCCCGTCAGTGTTCTCTGCTTGAATATAGTTAACTACCTTTTCATTTGAGAAATAAATCGTTAATGCACCCTTTAATCGATTGATGGTAATCTCGGTGTTATGCAATCTTGCGGATGCAAGTATTCCTTCTTCTAATACTTTTCCGAGTCGATCTAATTGGTCGTATAGCCCATCTTCCTTTAAAACTTCAAGACACGCTATTCCAGATAACATGGATGCGGGGTTGCCAGCCATAGTTCCAGCTTGGTAAGCAGGACCTAGTGGAGCAACAGTTTCCATGATATCAACTCTGCCCCCATAAGCCCCAATTGGAAGGCCACCGCCAATAATTTTTCCTAGCGCTGTTAAATCAGGTTTTACACCTAAGTAATCTTGTGCTCCACCGTACATAAAACGGAAGGCGGTTATCACTTCATCATAAATCACAAGTGCACCAGCTTGATGCGTTAGTTCATTTATTTTTTCAAGGAAGCCTGGTGTTGGTTCGACGATTCCGAAATTACCGACAATCGGTTCGACTAAAACAGCGGCGACTTGATCGCCCCATTTTTCTAATGCTTCCTTAAATGGTTCCACTTCATTAAATGGAACGGTAATCACTTCGTTGGCAATACTTTTCGGAACACCAGCTGAATCAGGTGTTCCGAGAGTCGAAGGGCCTGAACCGGCAGCAACGAGAACTAAATCTGAATGACCATGGTAGCAACCAGCAAATTTAATGATTTTATCACGACCTGTATACGCCCTCGCCACGCGGATTGTTGTCATCACGGCTTCTGTTCCAGAGTTCACAAACCGAACTTTTTCAAGCGATGGAATTGCTTCGCAAATCATTTTAGCAAATTTTACTTCATGAGGGGTGGGGGTACCGTAAAGCACCCCGTTTTGTGCCGCTTTGGTGATTGCTTCTGTGATATGGGGGTGAGCATGACCTGTAATGATGGGGCCATATGCAGCTAAGTAGTCAATGTATTTATTGCCATCAACATCCCAGAAATAAGCTCCATTTGCTCTTTCCATTGCCACTGGTGAGCCCCCTCCTACTGCTTTAAAGGATCTTGATGGACTATTGACCCCACCTAAAATATTCTCCAGAGCCTCACTATGTAAAAGTTCTGATTTTGAAAAATTCATGAAAAGCCTCCTAATCTTTTAACATGCTTATATTCTAGACCTCCGCTTTTGTTTGCGCAACAAGCATACTTGTCTTAATTTTAGCAGAGGATATGATAAACTAGTTCTGGCAGTTTAGTGAGGGAGGTACAATAGATGGAAAATGCCATATATGTAGATGCATTAACAAAAGAATTTAAATCATATTCCAGCCGCTCAGGCTTAAAGGGAGCGTTTCGGGATTTATTTACTAGAAATTATCAAACGAAGGTTGCTGTTGATGCCATCAACTTTACGGTCAGACAAGGTGAAATGGTCGGGTATATCGGTGAAAATGGAGCGGGGAAATCGACCACGATTAAAATGCTAACGGGGATTTTAACCCCGACGGCAGGGGAAATAGTAGTAAATGGGATGAACCCACATAAAGAAAGAGAAAAATTTGTTAGCACAATTGGAGTCGTATTTGGTCAAAGATCACAGTTATGGTGGGATATTGCTGTCCAAGAATCGTTTCAATTATTAAAAAAAGTATATAAAGTGTCAGACGAAGATTATGAAGAGCATATGGGACATGTAATTGAAACGTTAGACATTGCACCATTACTGGATAAGCCAGTACGGAAACTCTCACTTGGTCAACGAATGCGATGTGAACTTGCCGCGGCTCTCGTACATAATCCCCCTTTATTATTTTTAGATGAACCAACCATTGGATTAGATGTGTTGGTTAAGTTAAAAATAAGAGAATTTTTAAAAGAAATAAATAAAAAATTTAATACAACCATCCTATTAACTACACATGATTTATCCGATATTGAGGCCCTTTGTGAACGCGTCGTGATGCTAGATGAAGGGAAAATTATCTATGATGGTTCTCTTCAGCAACTAAAAGAAAGTTCAGGAGACTATAAAGAGTTTCAGTTTCAGTTTTTAGAAACGGTAGCGGTGACAGAGTTAATCAATTTAACAAAAGATTTAGGAGTAGCGTGGAAAGAAGACCCAGGGGAGCAAGCATTTATTGCGACCATTCCTGCTAGAGATGAAAAAATAGCGGATCTAATCGGTAGAATTGTAACAGCATATAAGGTGAGAGATATGAAGGTTAGAGAAACAACAACAGAGGAAATTATTCGTAACATTTATGTAAAGGGAAATGAATCGTAAACATAAAGAGAAATATTCAAGGCTTCTAAGTATTTTAGCTTGGCTTGAAAAGCTGAAATCACTCGGAGATCCAGAATGAATCCATGAAAATAGATAGATCCAAATTGTGTAGGGAATTAATTGATGTACTCTAGAGATGTATATTTCTTTCCATTTGGCTTTTTTCGTTTTCATTGCTAGCCTATGTCACTCTCCAAAAAAATCGGCAGCAAGTAGGTCTCTTTACCCTGTCAGAAATATACAAGCTATAAAGGTCTGCATCGCGTGAGGAAAAGAGTTAGGAGGCATGAATCTCACGTTTGTTTTACTTATCGGATAGATGACCATATCGGCGGAAATAGCCTTTCTTTATAACCGGGTATTAACAGTTCTTTGTTGGATAGGACAATCACTAACTCAAGGAGAACACTCATGGCAAAATATATAGAAATGATACGCATTCGTTTTTTGATGATGCTAGCGTATCGAACGAATTATTATAGTGGAATATTAATATACTCTATTAATATCGGCGCTTATTATTTTTTATGGCAAGCGATTTATGGAGGTAAAGAAGACATTCAAGGATTATCTGTTTCACAAATGACCACTTATGTAGCTGTAGCGTGGATGGCAAGAGCCTTTTATTTTAATAATATCGATCGAGAAATTGCAACAGAAATTAAAGAAGGGAAAGTGGCTGTGGAATTGATTAGACCGTATAGTTACTTAGGGATGAAAACAATGCAAGGGTTTGGTGAGGGCGTCTTTCGGTTGCTATTCTTCTCTATACCAGGAATGGTTATTGTTTCATTCGTTTTTTCATTAACGCTTTCAACCAACATCATCACATGGCTGTTTTTTGCAGTTTCACTTATGTTTAGCTTTCTAATTAACACACAAATAAATTTATTAACCGGTATAACGACCTTCTTTTTATACAATAATGACGGTTTGATTCGAGCCAAACGAGTCGTGATTGATTTGTTCTCTGGACTGTTATTACCAATCACTTTTTTCCCTATATGGGCACAATCCGTGATGAAGTATCTTCCCTTCCAAGGAATAAGTTATATTCCTAGCATGATTTTTACAGGAAATTTTTCCGGAAATGAGCTTCTAACGGCACTTTTTCTTCAGTTTATCTGGGTAGTGATTTTATTTATTCCGATAAACCTTCTGTGGAAGATAGCTAAAAAACAACTCATTATTCAAGGAGGGTGACTATGTTTTATGTATCAATGTTTTTTCAGTATGTCGCCCAGTATATGAAAACAAGATTGCAATATCGAACCGATTTGGTGGTTGAAATTTTTTCTGATCTTTTGTTTCAAGCTGTTAACTTAATATTTATTTTAGTGGTTTTTGGCCACACGCAATTTCTCAGTGGATGGAGCCGTGAAGAGATAATCTTCATCTATGGTTTTTTTCTCGTTCCTTATGCAATCTTTACTTCATTTTTTAATATATGGGATTTTAATGATCGTTATATCGTAAAGGGAGAGATGGATCGCATATTGACTCGCCCCATTCATAGTCTTTTTCAAGTTGTGCTAGAACGAATGGAGTTGGAATCCCTATTTGGGATTATTACGGGATTAGGGGTCATGTTGTATTCAGGGCATCTTCTAGGCCTTGTGTTATCTTGGTATGACCCTCTTATTTTTGTTTTATTTGTTCTCGGCGGTGCGATGATATATGCGGGCATCTTCATTGCTTTAGCTAGTATTGGTTTCTGGTCAGATGCGAAAACGTCAATTATGCCAATGATGTATAATATCGGGAATTATGGACGTTACCCTGTTGATATCTATCATTCAGTTATTCGTTTTATCTTAACTTGGATTTTACCTTTTGCTTTTGTAGGGGTATATCCATCAGCTTTTTTCTTAGGAAAAGAGGAGTGGTATGGATATGCTTTTTTAACGCCTATCATGGGCATCTTTTTCTTGTCCTTTGCCGTCCTGTTGTGGAATTCAGGCGTCAAGCAGTACAGAGGTGCTGGAAACTAACGATTGTCTAACAAGGCGATCGTTTTTTTATTGGGTAGAGAAGTATAAAATTCTCACAAATTTTTTTCGTGTTTAGCTCATGGTGCAATCTGCTTTTAGTATTAGTAGATAAGCATTTTTCTTCCTTCCCTCGCGTACAATGTGGTGACAAGCTATTAGATGAGGAGGAAGTAGAATGCTCTATATAATAGGTATGATAATTATCATTCTAATGTTTGCTAGCCTCCGGACACTTTTTACTCCAACCGAGACTCGTGCACACCATATCTCTTTACATCATTTTCTATTTTTAGCAATTGTGTATGTGATTTTTATGCTCGGATTTGCATTGCTATATTTAATTGTAGAAATGAAAGGGATATCCATCTTATTAGAAAATGGTCATAATTTAAAAGGGGACTATAGTCATCAATTCTTTACATCGCTCTATTTTAGCGGTGTGACTCTCTTTTCGCTAGGTTATGGAGATGTATCACCAATAGGAATTGGTCGAGCAATTGCTCTAGTTGAATCATTGTTAGGCTATATCATTCCAGCTGCCTTTGTTGTTCGAACTGTCCTTAATCTTGATAAAAGCTAATCATTGTTTTTCATGATAGTATTCTGTACGCTTAAAAGGAATTGAAAAATGGAGGGATAATAATGGCTGTGGAAATAGGAACAAAGGCACCACAATTTGAATTGATGTCAAACACAGGTGAATTGGTTAAGTTA from Bacillus sp. 2205SS5-2 includes these protein-coding regions:
- a CDS encoding glutamate-1-semialdehyde 2,1-aminomutase, producing the protein MNFSKSELLHSEALENILGGVNSPSRSFKAVGGGSPVAMERANGAYFWDVDGNKYIDYLAAYGPIITGHAHPHITEAITKAAQNGVLYGTPTPHEVKFAKMICEAIPSLEKVRFVNSGTEAVMTTIRVARAYTGRDKIIKFAGCYHGHSDLVLVAAGSGPSTLGTPDSAGVPKSIANEVITVPFNEVEPFKEALEKWGDQVAAVLVEPIVGNFGIVEPTPGFLEKINELTHQAGALVIYDEVITAFRFMYGGAQDYLGVKPDLTALGKIIGGGLPIGAYGGRVDIMETVAPLGPAYQAGTMAGNPASMLSGIACLEVLKEDGLYDQLDRLGKVLEEGILASARLHNTEITINRLKGALTIYFSNEKVVNYIQAENTDGEMFAKFFKLMLHQGINLAPSKYEAWFLTIAHTEEDIKKTLVAVDNAFQQLSNE
- a CDS encoding ABC transporter ATP-binding protein yields the protein MENAIYVDALTKEFKSYSSRSGLKGAFRDLFTRNYQTKVAVDAINFTVRQGEMVGYIGENGAGKSTTIKMLTGILTPTAGEIVVNGMNPHKEREKFVSTIGVVFGQRSQLWWDIAVQESFQLLKKVYKVSDEDYEEHMGHVIETLDIAPLLDKPVRKLSLGQRMRCELAAALVHNPPLLFLDEPTIGLDVLVKLKIREFLKEINKKFNTTILLTTHDLSDIEALCERVVMLDEGKIIYDGSLQQLKESSGDYKEFQFQFLETVAVTELINLTKDLGVAWKEDPGEQAFIATIPARDEKIADLIGRIVTAYKVRDMKVRETTTEEIIRNIYVKGNES
- a CDS encoding ABC transporter permease, with translation MAKYIEMIRIRFLMMLAYRTNYYSGILIYSINIGAYYFLWQAIYGGKEDIQGLSVSQMTTYVAVAWMARAFYFNNIDREIATEIKEGKVAVELIRPYSYLGMKTMQGFGEGVFRLLFFSIPGMVIVSFVFSLTLSTNIITWLFFAVSLMFSFLINTQINLLTGITTFFLYNNDGLIRAKRVVIDLFSGLLLPITFFPIWAQSVMKYLPFQGISYIPSMIFTGNFSGNELLTALFLQFIWVVILFIPINLLWKIAKKQLIIQGG
- a CDS encoding ABC transporter permease; amino-acid sequence: MFYVSMFFQYVAQYMKTRLQYRTDLVVEIFSDLLFQAVNLIFILVVFGHTQFLSGWSREEIIFIYGFFLVPYAIFTSFFNIWDFNDRYIVKGEMDRILTRPIHSLFQVVLERMELESLFGIITGLGVMLYSGHLLGLVLSWYDPLIFVLFVLGGAMIYAGIFIALASIGFWSDAKTSIMPMMYNIGNYGRYPVDIYHSVIRFILTWILPFAFVGVYPSAFFLGKEEWYGYAFLTPIMGIFFLSFAVLLWNSGVKQYRGAGN
- a CDS encoding potassium channel family protein, translated to MLYIIGMIIIILMFASLRTLFTPTETRAHHISLHHFLFLAIVYVIFMLGFALLYLIVEMKGISILLENGHNLKGDYSHQFFTSLYFSGVTLFSLGYGDVSPIGIGRAIALVESLLGYIIPAAFVVRTVLNLDKS